From the genome of Deinococcus malanensis:
CTCTTCACTCCACTGCTCTGCGAGGTCCCTATGTTTAAACGCGTTCTGCTCAAACTTTCCGGCGAGTTCCTGGCCAACGAAAACGGGTTTGGCATCAACCCCGACACCACCGCCCAGCTTGCGCGCCTGATTATCGGCGCCCTGGACGGCACCGATGTGGAGCTGGCAGTCGTGATCGGGGGCGGCAATCTGTGGCGCGGGGCGCGCAACGGTCAGGGCATGGACCCGGCCACCGCCGACTACATCGGCATGCTGGGGACCGTCATGAACGCCATGGCTCTGCAGGACGCCATGGAAACAGCCGGGCGCCCCACCCGCGTCATGACCGCCATCCAGATGCACGCCGTCGCCGAGCCCTACATTCGCCGCCGGGCCATGCGCCACCTGGAAAAGGGCCGTGTGGTCATTCTGGGCGGGGGCAATGGTGCCCCCTTTTTCACGACCGACACCACCGCCACCCTGCGCGCCCTGGAAATCGGGGCCGAAGCGGTGTTCTATGCCAAGAACATGGTCGACGGCGTGTACGACAGCGATCCACGGAAAAACCCCGATGCCCGGAAGCTCGACCAGCTGACCCATCTGGAGGTCGTCGAGCGGCGCCTGGAAGTGATGGACGCCACGGCCCTGACGCTGTGCATGGACAAGAACCTCCCGCTTGTGGTGTTCGATATTTTCCAGGAAGACAATCTGCGGCGCCTGTTCAAGGGTGAGCGCGTCGGGACCCTGATCCAGAGCTGAGCGCCGGGTCGCTCCTGCTCCGGCACGCCACACGCTAGACTCCCTCCACTTCCCTGTAAGGAGACTTCCACCATGGCAGACATGAAATCCATCCAGGCCGACGCCCGTGAACGCATGGGCAAGGCCATCGAAGCACTGGAAAGTAACCTTTCCGTGTTGCGCACTGGCCGAGCCAACCCTGGCATCCTGAAAAAAATCGTCGT
Proteins encoded in this window:
- the pyrH gene encoding UMP kinase, which produces MFKRVLLKLSGEFLANENGFGINPDTTAQLARLIIGALDGTDVELAVVIGGGNLWRGARNGQGMDPATADYIGMLGTVMNAMALQDAMETAGRPTRVMTAIQMHAVAEPYIRRRAMRHLEKGRVVILGGGNGAPFFTTDTTATLRALEIGAEAVFYAKNMVDGVYDSDPRKNPDARKLDQLTHLEVVERRLEVMDATALTLCMDKNLPLVVFDIFQEDNLRRLFKGERVGTLIQS